Proteins from a genomic interval of Methanofollis formosanus:
- the thyX gene encoding FAD-dependent thymidylate synthase, translating into MSIKVELLAITPDAERLIESAGRTAYRSFDRQAPGSEKKFIRMIVKNGHESVLEHAYATFRISGISRACSHQLVRHRLCAITQQSQRYVSEDDFPAVEPASVAGNEEAHALYTTYLEETRKAYKALADLGVRREDARFVLPNATETEMVVSANMREWRHIVGLRGSRGAQWEIRALAIELLRIFQGHVPTVFCDFEVDEEQQVIRRVEV; encoded by the coding sequence GTGTCGATAAAGGTAGAACTGCTTGCCATCACCCCTGACGCCGAACGGTTGATCGAGAGCGCCGGAAGAACCGCCTACCGCTCCTTCGACCGCCAGGCCCCGGGCAGTGAGAAGAAATTTATCAGGATGATCGTGAAAAACGGGCACGAGTCCGTGCTCGAACACGCCTACGCCACATTCAGGATCTCGGGGATCTCCCGCGCCTGCTCCCACCAGCTCGTCCGCCACCGCCTCTGCGCCATCACCCAGCAGTCGCAGCGCTACGTCTCCGAAGACGACTTCCCGGCCGTCGAACCCGCGTCCGTCGCCGGGAACGAGGAGGCGCACGCCCTCTACACCACATACCTCGAAGAGACGCGTAAGGCTTACAAAGCGCTCGCCGACCTCGGCGTGAGGCGGGAAGACGCCCGGTTCGTCCTCCCCAACGCCACCGAGACCGAGATGGTCGTCAGCGCCAACATGCGCGAGTGGCGCCACATCGTCGGGCTGCGGGGGAGCCGCGGGGCGCAGTGGGAGATCAGGGCGCTCGCCATCGAACTCCTCCGCATCTTCCAGGGTCACGTCCCGACGGTCTTCTGCGACTTCGAGGTGGACGAAGAGCAGCAGGTGATCAGGCGGGTCGAGGTCTGA
- a CDS encoding head GIN domain-containing protein, translating into MVVIRYLFAAAVLLGLVLAAGCVQPPCTIGSGNVTSETRDVGTFQSVELTSFATVLVTQGAAAPVVIEAEDNIIPLLRTRVSDGVLVIDHDAACVRNTTPVVVRVSMEEVQRLAVSGSGTVLGENEIVGERLETAISGSGNLDLDMNVSTLESTISGSGEALFSGTAAEHDAGISGSGTIKGFDLTTEQTNLAISGSGKAEVFATEALDVQIAGSGTVTYRGDPAVTQDISGSGSLIREG; encoded by the coding sequence ATGGTGGTGATACGATACCTTTTCGCGGCGGCAGTGCTGCTCGGCCTCGTGCTGGCGGCCGGGTGTGTCCAGCCGCCCTGCACGATCGGGTCCGGGAACGTGACCTCTGAGACGCGGGACGTGGGGACGTTCCAGAGCGTGGAACTCACCTCCTTCGCGACGGTGCTGGTGACGCAGGGCGCGGCCGCGCCGGTGGTGATCGAGGCCGAGGACAACATCATCCCGTTGCTGCGGACGCGAGTCTCCGACGGCGTGCTGGTCATCGACCACGACGCCGCGTGTGTCAGGAACACCACGCCGGTCGTCGTCAGGGTGTCGATGGAGGAGGTGCAACGCCTCGCGGTGAGCGGGTCGGGCACCGTCCTGGGCGAGAACGAGATCGTCGGGGAACGTCTGGAGACGGCTATCAGCGGGTCGGGCAACCTCGACCTCGATATGAACGTGAGCACATTGGAGAGCACCATCTCGGGTTCTGGAGAGGCGCTCTTTTCCGGGACGGCGGCCGAACACGATGCCGGGATCAGCGGGTCTGGCACGATCAAGGGCTTCGACCTGACGACAGAACAGACGAACCTGGCGATCAGCGGGTCGGGGAAGGCGGAGGTCTTCGCGACCGAAGCGCTCGACGTCCAGATTGCGGGCAGCGGGACGGTCACCTACCGCGGCGACCCGGCGGTGACCCAGGATATTTCGGGGTCGGGGAGCCTGATCAGGGAGGGGTGA
- the rimI gene encoding ribosomal protein S18-alanine N-acetyltransferase, translating to MSETRVFLRRAMVTDLPAIAAIERESFVDPWSEETFLQALEVWADMFFVAEVGGEVAGFLVGGVEDTGEAVYGHICNFAVAEKYRGRGIGRLLLNRAEHQFAVRLAEGVQLEVRVSNTHAQAFYRKNGYQAVFVVAGYYANGEDAILMMKWFF from the coding sequence ATGTCTGAGACCAGGGTATTCCTGCGGCGAGCGATGGTCACCGACCTTCCCGCCATCGCCGCCATCGAACGGGAGTCCTTTGTCGACCCGTGGAGCGAGGAGACCTTCCTCCAGGCGCTGGAGGTCTGGGCCGACATGTTTTTCGTAGCCGAGGTGGGCGGCGAGGTCGCGGGATTCCTTGTCGGCGGCGTGGAGGACACCGGCGAGGCGGTCTACGGGCACATCTGCAACTTCGCCGTGGCCGAGAAGTACCGGGGCCGGGGCATCGGCCGTCTTCTTCTCAACCGGGCCGAGCACCAGTTCGCCGTCCGCCTGGCCGAAGGAGTGCAGCTCGAGGTGCGGGTCTCGAACACCCATGCCCAGGCGTTCTATCGGAAAAATGGGTACCAGGCGGTGTTCGTCGTCGCGGGCTATTATGCCAACGGTGAGGACGCCATCCTGATGATGAAGTGGTTTTTTTAG
- the hmgA gene encoding hydroxymethylglutaryl-CoA reductase (NADPH) produces the protein MEDALARLKKGTLKLYALEKEFPPEEAIRVRRTFVEEESGTDLAALGSFSIGIDRVVRRNIENMIGAVQVPVGVAGPVQVNGEYAKGEYYLPLATTEGALVASANRGASAITKAGGADVRVVRDGMTRAPVFAARDIVHAKEIADWATAHVADLAAAAETTTSRGKLLSITPYITGTSVFLRCAYDTKDAMGMNMATIATAKIADLVEAETGARLIALSGNMCTDKKPAAINLIEGRGKTVVAGVRFSDDQITKFFKTDAATLVEVNYRKNLIGSARAGALGFNAHAANLVAAMYLACGQDAAHVVEGSSAITTVEATGDGGVYVSVTLPAVQVGTVGGGTGIDTQAACLRLLGVAGGGEPEGANAKAFAELVGVGVLAGELSLLGALAAHHLARAHQELGRG, from the coding sequence ATGGAAGATGCTCTTGCAAGACTAAAAAAAGGAACCCTCAAACTTTACGCCCTTGAAAAGGAGTTTCCGCCCGAAGAGGCCATCAGGGTGCGGCGGACCTTTGTCGAGGAGGAGAGCGGGACCGACCTGGCGGCCCTCGGTTCCTTCTCCATCGGCATCGACCGGGTGGTCAGGCGGAACATCGAGAACATGATCGGGGCGGTCCAGGTGCCGGTCGGCGTGGCCGGGCCGGTGCAGGTGAACGGCGAATACGCAAAGGGTGAATATTACCTCCCGCTCGCCACCACCGAAGGGGCGCTCGTCGCCTCAGCCAACCGCGGGGCCTCGGCGATCACGAAGGCCGGCGGGGCGGATGTCAGGGTGGTCAGGGACGGGATGACCAGGGCGCCAGTCTTCGCGGCCCGCGACATCGTGCACGCAAAGGAGATCGCCGACTGGGCGACCGCCCACGTCGCCGACCTCGCCGCCGCCGCAGAGACGACCACCTCGCGGGGCAAACTCCTCTCCATCACCCCCTATATCACCGGCACCAGCGTCTTCCTCCGCTGCGCCTACGACACCAAGGACGCGATGGGGATGAACATGGCGACCATCGCCACCGCGAAGATCGCCGACCTCGTCGAGGCGGAGACCGGGGCGCGGCTCATCGCCCTCTCAGGAAATATGTGCACCGACAAGAAACCGGCGGCCATCAACCTCATCGAAGGCCGGGGCAAGACCGTCGTCGCCGGCGTCCGTTTCTCCGACGACCAGATCACGAAATTCTTCAAGACCGATGCGGCGACGCTCGTCGAGGTGAACTACCGCAAGAACCTCATCGGTTCGGCCCGTGCCGGCGCCCTGGGCTTCAACGCCCACGCCGCGAACCTCGTCGCCGCCATGTACCTCGCCTGCGGCCAGGACGCCGCCCACGTCGTCGAGGGGAGCAGCGCGATCACCACCGTCGAGGCGACCGGCGACGGCGGGGTCTACGTCTCGGTCACCCTCCCGGCCGTCCAGGTCGGGACGGTCGGCGGCGGCACCGGGATCGACACCCAGGCGGCGTGTCTCCGTCTCCTGGGTGTGGCGGGCGGCGGCGAACCCGAAGGCGCGAATGCAAAGGCCTTCGCCGAACTGGTCGGCGTCGGGGTGCTTGCCGGCGAACTCTCGCTCCTCGGCGCCCTCGCCGCGCACCATCTCGCACGGGCGCACCAGGAACTCGGACGGGGATGA
- a CDS encoding DUF1015 domain-containing protein: MVKIYRFSGLRPDRAQAAAIASVPYDVVTTDEAEVILKKNPSSFLRVVRTDALLRDIPADDEKIYETARENLQEMEDQGILTRDEEPSMYLYRVKQGGNLYLGLVACVDVDDYLEDAIKKHEHTRYDKERDRTRHIEATNANTGLVVILYPDEGEIFGYTESILPEGEPDAVVKTESGVVHELFKISDPVSLSYLEDAFSRVPATYIADGHHRARSAVTVAEERREDGTYEPEDGRFMAILFAHKRVKIHGYSRLVADLGTYTPETFLAALKEQFEVRPYGEIDDTVFKIAPLREAAGTHVVHMYLGGAWYELSAPVENPDDLTGSLDVSALQKQVLEGMLGITDPRGDPRLQYLGGARPLADLEAKVDSGEFALAFSMQPVDVETVMNIADAGMVMPPKSTWFEPKLLSGLVIHTLGEGKKE; encoded by the coding sequence ATGGTGAAGATATACCGTTTCTCCGGACTGCGGCCGGACCGCGCACAGGCTGCAGCGATCGCCTCGGTGCCCTACGACGTCGTGACGACAGACGAAGCCGAAGTGATCCTCAAGAAAAACCCGAGTTCATTCCTGCGGGTCGTCAGGACCGACGCCCTGCTCAGGGACATCCCGGCCGACGACGAGAAGATCTACGAGACCGCCCGCGAGAACCTCCAGGAGATGGAAGATCAGGGGATCCTCACCCGCGACGAAGAGCCCTCGATGTACCTCTACCGCGTCAAGCAGGGCGGCAACCTCTACCTCGGGCTCGTCGCCTGCGTGGACGTCGACGACTACCTTGAGGACGCCATCAAGAAGCACGAACACACGCGCTACGACAAGGAGCGCGACCGCACGCGCCACATCGAGGCCACGAACGCCAACACCGGTCTGGTCGTCATCCTGTACCCGGACGAGGGCGAGATCTTCGGGTACACCGAGTCGATCCTGCCGGAGGGTGAGCCCGACGCGGTGGTCAAGACCGAGAGCGGCGTGGTCCACGAGCTCTTCAAGATCAGTGATCCGGTCAGCCTCAGCTACCTTGAGGACGCCTTCTCCAGGGTGCCGGCCACCTACATCGCCGACGGTCACCACCGGGCGCGGTCCGCGGTGACGGTCGCGGAGGAGCGGAGAGAGGACGGCACCTACGAGCCCGAGGACGGGCGGTTCATGGCCATCCTCTTCGCCCACAAGCGGGTGAAGATCCACGGCTACTCCAGGTTGGTCGCGGACCTCGGCACGTACACGCCCGAGACCTTCCTCGCCGCGCTCAAAGAGCAGTTCGAGGTGCGGCCGTACGGCGAGATCGACGACACGGTCTTCAAGATCGCACCGCTCCGCGAGGCCGCAGGGACGCACGTCGTCCACATGTACCTCGGCGGCGCATGGTACGAACTCTCGGCCCCGGTGGAGAACCCCGATGACCTCACCGGGTCTCTCGACGTCTCGGCCCTCCAGAAACAGGTGCTCGAAGGGATGCTCGGGATCACCGACCCCCGCGGCGACCCCAGGCTCCAGTACCTCGGCGGCGCCAGGCCGCTCGCCGACCTCGAGGCAAAGGTCGACTCGGGCGAGTTCGCCCTTGCCTTCTCGATGCAGCCGGTCGACGTGGAGACGGTGATGAACATCGCCGACGCCGGGATGGTTATGCCCCCGAAGTCGACGTGGTTCGAACCCAAACTTCTCTCCGGCCTGGTGATTCACACTCTGGGCGAGGGGAAGAAGGAATAA
- a CDS encoding DUF7288 family protein: protein MVTDDSAQLYTIEGFAAAFIILATAYLVGGTMSIYTPGDSHIADMQLEQIGSDVLAVMDTPTTQGDKSVLQEEITGWKTGEFKDNFTALLNQRTSGTDDTLQFAASVSYRNDTDTVQTVTFVSSQDPTGYEQAVRVTRLVKIDTANPPMETRPQVVLLEVLIWRS from the coding sequence ATGGTAACAGACGACTCGGCGCAGCTTTACACCATCGAAGGGTTTGCGGCGGCGTTCATCATTCTGGCGACGGCATACCTCGTCGGCGGGACGATGAGCATCTACACCCCCGGCGACTCGCATATCGCCGACATGCAGCTCGAACAGATCGGGAGCGACGTCCTGGCGGTGATGGACACGCCGACGACCCAGGGGGATAAGAGCGTCCTTCAGGAAGAGATCACAGGCTGGAAAACCGGTGAGTTCAAGGACAATTTCACCGCTTTGCTCAATCAACGGACTTCCGGAACCGACGACACCCTCCAGTTTGCCGCCTCGGTCTCGTATCGTAACGATACCGACACCGTGCAGACCGTGACGTTCGTTTCATCGCAGGATCCGACCGGTTACGAGCAGGCGGTGCGGGTGACGCGGTTGGTGAAGATCGACACGGCAAATCCCCCAATGGAAACCCGACCACAGGTCGTGCTCCTGGAGGTGCTGATATGGAGAAGTTAG
- the eif1A gene encoding translation initiation factor eIF-1A, giving the protein MSDFRNKKKNTTEGEVVRVRLPNKKNKEMFASADLMLGANHIRVRCFDGTTRVGRIKGKIKKRVWIREGDVLIVVPWDFQADKCDIIYRYTRPQVDWLRGHGYL; this is encoded by the coding sequence CTGAGCGATTTTCGAAACAAGAAAAAGAACACAACTGAGGGAGAGGTCGTACGAGTCCGCCTGCCGAACAAGAAGAACAAGGAGATGTTTGCGAGCGCCGACCTGATGCTCGGAGCCAACCATATCCGTGTCCGCTGCTTCGACGGGACCACCCGTGTCGGCAGGATCAAAGGAAAGATCAAGAAGCGCGTCTGGATCCGTGAAGGCGACGTCCTGATCGTCGTGCCCTGGGACTTTCAGGCCGACAAGTGCGACATCATCTACCGCTACACCCGTCCGCAGGTGGACTGGCTCCGCGGTCACGGATATCTGTGA
- a CDS encoding DUF7289 family protein, whose translation MKAFQIINDDGVSEAIGFIIIFGLVMTGIALITLYGYPMLLQQQSNADVRNMEQTMVVLQNDIKSLCYKSVPYKETSLQVAGGVLTMENATATGKRFNISVIKNDGTINTTELFSPGAFVYTADSQDATLALENGAVIRAQAGGSSMIAEPRWYIDTNNGEKTFVINLVALNASTEMSRNGMGTVRMKLNNSTVSSLNLPKETVAVSYTSTGEFSRAWENYLTGTLKMNKSGDNTYTLGGVDRLIVKKYEVQVLGI comes from the coding sequence ATGAAGGCATTTCAGATCATAAACGATGACGGGGTCTCGGAGGCGATCGGGTTTATCATCATCTTCGGACTGGTGATGACCGGGATCGCCCTCATCACCCTGTACGGCTATCCGATGCTCCTGCAGCAGCAGAGCAACGCCGACGTGCGCAACATGGAACAGACGATGGTGGTGCTCCAGAACGACATCAAGAGCCTCTGCTACAAGAGCGTGCCCTACAAGGAGACCTCCCTCCAGGTGGCCGGCGGAGTGCTCACCATGGAGAACGCCACCGCGACCGGGAAGCGGTTCAATATCAGTGTGATCAAAAACGATGGAACCATCAACACTACAGAACTCTTCAGCCCCGGCGCCTTCGTCTACACCGCCGACTCCCAGGACGCCACCCTCGCCCTGGAGAACGGAGCGGTGATCAGGGCGCAGGCCGGGGGATCCTCAATGATCGCCGAGCCACGGTGGTACATCGATACTAACAACGGCGAGAAGACCTTTGTCATCAACCTCGTCGCCCTCAACGCGAGCACCGAGATGTCCAGGAACGGGATGGGGACGGTGCGGATGAAGCTTAATAATTCTACGGTTTCGTCCCTGAACCTCCCCAAAGAGACCGTGGCGGTCAGTTATACCTCCACCGGCGAGTTCTCGAGGGCCTGGGAAAACTATCTCACCGGCACCCTGAAGATGAATAAGAGCGGGGACAATACCTACACCCTCGGCGGTGTCGACCGACTGATCGTCAAAAAATATGAGGTCCAGGTGCTCGGCATCTGA
- a CDS encoding FmdE family protein, whose translation MDCTCPDFDDVVRFHGHLCPGVTFGYRAALIGMERTGATRAPDEEFVAIVENDACGVDAVQVMTGCTVGKGNLILRDVGKNAWTFINRTNGKAVRVASRGDVTMDTLDPEFHPLREKARSSQATREEREEYVRHLHALCEAIKTMPAEKIFQIQDVAPEVPERARIFRSYICAKCGEQVSEARARLVDGEVLCMPCAGEYTRGW comes from the coding sequence ATGGATTGTACATGTCCCGACTTCGACGATGTCGTCCGCTTCCACGGCCACCTCTGCCCTGGCGTTACCTTCGGGTACCGGGCCGCCCTCATCGGGATGGAACGGACCGGCGCGACCCGTGCGCCTGACGAGGAGTTTGTCGCCATCGTGGAGAACGACGCCTGCGGCGTCGACGCCGTGCAGGTGATGACCGGGTGCACCGTCGGGAAGGGCAACCTCATCCTCAGGGACGTCGGCAAGAACGCCTGGACCTTCATCAACCGGACGAATGGGAAGGCCGTGCGGGTGGCGAGCCGGGGCGACGTCACGATGGACACGCTCGACCCGGAGTTCCACCCGCTCAGGGAGAAGGCCCGTTCGAGTCAGGCGACGCGGGAGGAGCGGGAGGAGTATGTCCGTCATCTCCACGCTCTCTGCGAGGCGATCAAGACCATGCCCGCAGAGAAGATCTTCCAGATCCAGGATGTCGCTCCCGAGGTGCCGGAGCGGGCCAGGATCTTCCGGTCCTATATCTGTGCGAAGTGCGGGGAGCAGGTCTCCGAGGCGCGGGCGCGGCTCGTCGACGGCGAGGTGCTCTGCATGCCGTGTGCCGGCGAGTACACCCGCGGCTGGTGA
- a CDS encoding GNAT family N-acetyltransferase, with product MVITMTTGLTFTYLTRDDVPAVAGMLAKESVCEWMFFGPNTPETTEGYFLPLVEGIEVALTEGRNPECPVFTIREKETGAFVGQCALLPVEFSPGAYLIGYQIDEPFWGKGYGTEACEFLVHAGFNLLGGYRLNGDCAEGNVASVRVMEKCGFVEEGRQRKYWHARGGYHDRLLFGLLREDLTKGRLAALGERFGEPQRDDQRT from the coding sequence ATGGTGATCACGATGACGACCGGACTCACCTTCACCTATCTTACGAGAGACGACGTCCCGGCGGTCGCCGGGATGCTGGCAAAAGAGAGCGTCTGCGAGTGGATGTTCTTCGGGCCCAACACGCCGGAGACGACTGAGGGCTATTTCCTCCCCCTGGTCGAGGGGATCGAGGTGGCCCTGACCGAAGGACGGAACCCGGAGTGCCCGGTCTTCACGATCCGGGAGAAAGAGACCGGCGCCTTCGTCGGGCAGTGTGCCCTCCTCCCGGTCGAGTTCAGCCCCGGCGCCTACCTCATCGGCTACCAGATCGACGAACCCTTCTGGGGGAAGGGGTACGGGACAGAGGCCTGCGAGTTTCTGGTCCACGCCGGGTTCAATCTCCTCGGCGGCTACCGGTTGAACGGCGACTGCGCCGAGGGGAACGTCGCATCGGTGCGGGTGATGGAGAAGTGCGGGTTCGTCGAGGAGGGGCGGCAGCGGAAGTACTGGCACGCCCGCGGCGGCTACCACGACCGTCTCCTCTTCGGGCTGCTGCGCGAAGACCTCACCAAAGGGAGGCTGGCGGCGCTCGGGGAGCGGTTCGGGGAGCCCCAGAGGGATGATCAACGGACGTGA
- a CDS encoding type II toxin-antitoxin system PemK/MazF family toxin, translating into MAQYSPGDVVLAPVRFGRGEGPKVRPAVIVGEEAGGFIEVCPVSSTPPTDAPFVPIDLDDFAHGGLDLFEESYVLTAHLSTLRCREVRGKKGRLNAGIVDRIVGVIPGRQRARW; encoded by the coding sequence ATGGCGCAGTACTCACCCGGGGACGTGGTGCTGGCCCCGGTCAGGTTCGGACGCGGCGAAGGACCGAAGGTGCGGCCCGCCGTCATCGTCGGCGAAGAGGCAGGCGGGTTCATCGAAGTTTGCCCGGTCTCGAGCACCCCACCCACCGACGCCCCCTTCGTACCCATCGACCTCGACGACTTTGCGCACGGCGGCCTCGACCTCTTTGAGGAGAGTTATGTCCTCACCGCCCACCTCTCCACCCTCAGGTGCCGCGAGGTCCGCGGGAAGAAAGGTCGACTGAACGCCGGGATCGTCGATAGGATCGTCGGGGTGATCCCGGGCCGCCAGCGTGCCCGGTGGTAG
- a CDS encoding cache domain-containing protein — MNGSAVLFITTTAVLLLTLCCAGCTTEETPRSTGTTGDDLEAYVHDAAAYARNVEKDEALAAFSDKNEEFVRDTLYLYAYDFNNTLLAHPYQPEKVGTDRTNWTTPNGLRFVQAANDIAGHGGGYVVYLYPPPDEEREIDEAMKNLYEVKLGYIEKVDETWWIGSGIYLSDYIDGATGELPAEITDMTGLTRSAVAYAHTNGTAALLSEIDKQDGRFTDGNLYLYAYNYEGTLLAHPYLAPGMVGTDLSEYMGPYGVMPVKKGAEIARNGGGFYVFGWENPEKGGAPELKLGYVLPVNRNCWVGSGLYLSDIFGEDDDAAVSEKRTLNDVVAFVAGACEHADAVGKEQALKDFGDRDGAFVDGNLYLYVEDFNGTTLAHPIHPQKVGVSRMNATDPQGLFLVKGLCETAATGEGFFMFMYQDPGDNFTLTPKLGYVKKAGDDWWIGSGVYLADLVDPATGRTLPILADLTGAVEEAREYALQEGKDAALAAFRDPTGKFVAGGHPVYAFTRDGVLLADSTRPEAGDTDCSNAVGEYGVRYVAEGAAMAERGGGYLISTPEGGGQRLDYVLPVDGEWWIGAGVPVAAVVDESL, encoded by the coding sequence ATGAACGGGTCCGCCGTCCTCTTCATTACGACTACAGCCGTCCTTCTCCTGACACTCTGCTGCGCCGGGTGCACGACCGAAGAGACACCCCGGAGCACCGGCACCACCGGGGACGATCTGGAAGCATATGTCCACGACGCCGCGGCCTACGCCCGGAATGTCGAGAAAGACGAGGCCCTTGCGGCATTCTCAGATAAAAACGAGGAATTTGTCAGGGACACCCTCTACCTCTACGCCTACGACTTCAACAACACCCTCCTTGCCCACCCGTATCAGCCCGAGAAGGTCGGGACCGACCGGACGAACTGGACCACCCCCAACGGCCTCCGTTTCGTGCAGGCGGCAAACGATATCGCCGGACACGGGGGCGGGTACGTTGTCTACCTGTACCCGCCGCCCGACGAAGAGCGGGAGATCGACGAGGCGATGAAGAACCTCTACGAGGTTAAACTGGGATATATCGAGAAGGTGGACGAAACCTGGTGGATCGGGTCGGGGATCTATCTCTCCGACTATATCGACGGGGCGACCGGGGAACTGCCCGCCGAGATCACCGACATGACCGGTCTCACCCGTTCGGCGGTCGCCTACGCCCATACGAACGGCACCGCCGCACTCCTGTCCGAGATCGACAAACAGGACGGCCGGTTCACGGACGGCAACCTCTATCTCTACGCTTACAACTACGAGGGCACCCTCCTCGCCCACCCGTACCTCGCACCCGGCATGGTCGGCACCGATCTCTCGGAGTATATGGGGCCCTACGGCGTCATGCCGGTGAAGAAGGGTGCGGAGATCGCCCGGAACGGCGGCGGGTTCTATGTCTTCGGGTGGGAGAACCCGGAAAAAGGCGGGGCGCCCGAACTGAAACTCGGCTACGTCCTCCCGGTGAACCGGAACTGCTGGGTGGGGTCCGGGCTGTACCTCAGCGACATCTTCGGTGAGGACGACGACGCGGCCGTGTCCGAGAAACGGACCCTGAACGATGTGGTGGCGTTCGTCGCCGGCGCCTGCGAGCACGCGGACGCGGTCGGGAAGGAGCAGGCGCTCAAGGATTTCGGCGACCGCGACGGCGCGTTCGTGGACGGAAACCTCTACCTGTACGTCGAGGACTTCAACGGCACGACCCTCGCCCACCCCATCCACCCGCAGAAGGTCGGGGTGTCCAGGATGAACGCCACCGACCCGCAGGGCCTTTTCCTGGTCAAAGGACTCTGCGAGACGGCGGCGACCGGCGAGGGCTTCTTCATGTTCATGTATCAGGACCCGGGCGACAACTTCACCCTCACCCCAAAACTCGGGTACGTGAAGAAGGCGGGGGACGACTGGTGGATCGGGTCGGGCGTCTATCTCGCCGACCTCGTGGACCCGGCGACCGGCAGAACCCTCCCCATCCTCGCCGACCTCACCGGTGCGGTCGAGGAAGCAAGAGAATATGCGCTGCAGGAGGGGAAAGACGCGGCGCTCGCCGCCTTCCGCGACCCCACCGGGAAGTTCGTCGCCGGCGGCCACCCGGTCTATGCCTTCACCCGGGACGGCGTGCTCCTCGCCGACTCCACCCGGCCCGAGGCCGGGGATACCGACTGTTCGAACGCCGTCGGTGAGTACGGGGTCAGGTACGTCGCGGAGGGCGCGGCGATGGCGGAGCGGGGCGGGGGGTATCTCATCTCCACCCCGGAGGGCGGCGGGCAGCGCCTCGATTACGTCCTCCCGGTGGACGGCGAGTGGTGGATCGGGGCCGGGGTACCGGTCGCGGCGGTCGTGGACGAGAGTCTGTAG
- a CDS encoding DMT family transporter, with product MADPRRLSYLYALIAAFLFGSGAPVAKLFLGDVPPVTLAALFYLGSGIALALYLTTCRALGRDRHGAEAPLGRADLPWLTGVVLFGGFLAPVTLMCSLASTPAATAALLLNFEAVATAAIAALLFAEAVGKRTWAALGLITVSCAILSWEGSGAAGFSVAALGVLLAATFWGMDNNLARNLSARDPLAIVTVKGLCAGTLSLLVATLLAEPLPSPTTCLAAMAVGCISYGGLTSILFILSLRSVGTARTGSIVAIAPFFGVAASFVLYAVPIDPGFYLALPVMALGAWFLVTERHAHPHRHPAGVHEHRHRHDDLHHEGHDHPPGTPPLDARGYHSHPHAHEEVVHDHPHVPDIHHRHRHE from the coding sequence ATGGCCGACCCCCGCCGTCTCTCCTATCTCTACGCCCTCATTGCCGCGTTCCTCTTCGGGAGCGGTGCGCCGGTGGCCAAACTCTTCCTCGGCGACGTCCCGCCGGTCACCCTCGCCGCCCTCTTCTACCTGGGCAGCGGGATCGCCCTTGCCCTGTACCTGACAACTTGCCGCGCCCTGGGCCGCGACCGCCACGGCGCCGAGGCCCCGCTCGGCAGGGCCGATCTCCCCTGGCTTACCGGGGTCGTGCTCTTCGGCGGTTTCCTCGCCCCGGTCACCCTCATGTGCTCCCTTGCGTCCACGCCGGCCGCGACCGCGGCCCTCCTCCTCAACTTCGAGGCCGTGGCCACCGCTGCAATCGCCGCCTTGCTCTTTGCTGAGGCGGTCGGGAAGCGGACCTGGGCGGCGCTCGGGCTGATCACCGTATCGTGCGCGATCCTCTCCTGGGAAGGCAGCGGCGCCGCCGGGTTTTCGGTGGCGGCCCTCGGCGTCCTCCTCGCCGCCACCTTCTGGGGGATGGACAACAACCTCGCCCGCAACCTCTCGGCCAGGGATCCGCTTGCCATCGTGACCGTCAAGGGCCTTTGCGCCGGGACGCTCTCCCTCCTCGTCGCCACCCTCCTCGCCGAACCCCTTCCGTCCCCGACGACCTGCCTGGCGGCGATGGCGGTCGGGTGCATCAGCTACGGCGGCCTGACCAGCATCCTCTTCATCCTCTCGCTGCGGAGCGTCGGGACGGCACGGACCGGTTCGATCGTGGCCATCGCCCCCTTCTTCGGCGTCGCGGCCTCGTTCGTCCTCTACGCCGTACCGATCGATCCCGGGTTCTACCTCGCCCTCCCGGTGATGGCCCTCGGCGCCTGGTTCCTGGTCACCGAACGCCACGCCCACCCTCACCGCCACCCGGCGGGCGTCCACGAGCACCGGCACCGGCACGACGACCTCCACCACGAGGGCCACGACCACCCGCCCGGCACCCCGCCGCTCGACGCCCGGGGCTACCACTCCCACCCCCACGCCCACGAGGAGGTCGTCCATGACCATCCCCATGTCCCCGACATCCACCACCGGCACCGGCACGAGTGA